DNA sequence from the Fusarium verticillioides 7600 chromosome 2, whole genome shotgun sequence genome:
CCGGTTGAGCAAAGTCCTTGGGCTCAAATTTCGAGCACCACCCCACATACCGAGCCAGAGGCCAACCCAACAACTACTACGCGCATTCAATTCCGACACCCTACCGGTCGTGTCATTCGACGATTCAATCTTGATGATTCAGTCCGCAGAATTTACGAATGgctcaaggctgagccaCTGGAAGGCAAAGAAGGGATCGAATTCGAGCTTAAGAAAATGCCTGCCGGCCAGGATCTCATCGAGAGCCTGGACACGACCGTTGCAGATGCAGGTCTGAAGCAAGGGACAGTCATGATTGAGTTCATCGAGGACTGAGCTGGTGAATGATAGAACGATTTCCTTTTATGCAGGATTACAGCAAACTTTGTAGATAGATCAGTATCGGAGCCATCGGAGTGAATTGGACTGGCTGTAGCCAGCGGATTACGGGGATTCTGAATCCTCGTGGCATCATTGCTATCGGAATTGATTTAGCTTTATCATGGAGGAGGGCATGGGAGGTTACTATCTTTAGACAGCTCATCCAAGTCATGCATGAGAAATGACACTTGAAAGCAATGGAACTGCGCAAATGCCATGGTCGCATTCTGTGCCTGGCCATGTATGATAGGGCTAATTTAACACCAATGCAAGTAATCGCGATGTAATTTTATCTGTGAAGCTAGTGTGATCGCGTCAGCTTGTTCCTGATCCCAAGAACTAACTTAACTACTCCGTAAATAAGAGTTTGCCGCTTATTCCAACCCTTGAATACATTGAAGTCAAAGCATCAAATGATACGTTTCACCATGCAATAGAGAGAAGACATGAACCAATAAAGCAGCATAAACCCCTTGCAGAATGTGATATCAAGTCATCATACCTGAACGTCCTTTAATGAGTTTCGTATCTCTAGAGCTGGGCGTTATTGAATGCAGAAGATAATTGGCCTCAAGACCATGTCGATaactgaggctgaggccaGGTCAGGCCATGGAGGCCCTAGCAGGAGATCTTGGAATTCAGGTGCGGGGAGTAATTCCCAGCGGCCCCTCCCCCCTGTGGACAACCACTTACAGGGGGAAGAGAGTCTAATAAGGTCGCACCAGGAACGGCCGTGAGCCACCTCAGCCCAGATCGATTCAGGTTCGATGCGTGCGTGCCATTGATTGATTGGCAAAGCAAGGACATGAGCCCGttgctcctcaacaacccccACCTCAGGTAAACAGCAACGGCCAGCAACCAATACCTTAGCATCTGAGCCAACCCAACCCGTTCCGTTTCATAGTGGGAAGGTGTTTAGCTCAATGTACGGAGTGTTTCTTTTTCGTCTGTCTCATTAGCTTGCGCCTGCTTGTTTTGGCTGCATGTTGTGTTGATTCTTTCCCTTGAGTTGCGTAGGCGGACGGAGattggctgtgctgtgcgacaacctcttttcttttctcgcaTTTATATGAGCACATTATCATCTCCCTGCTTGTGTCTTATTTCCCTCCctcccttttctttttctttcttctttttcatttaGTGCTCACCGTTTCTCTTCcgtgaagaaaaaaaagaaaaagtcGCGACAACCGAGACAGATATTTACCACGAACCCGGTTCGAAATTAAGACTACGATTTTCTTAGTGGTGGGGTTGCTGCTCTGCTAATCGACACCGCCAAACTACGATATCCGAACTGGAAGCGGATTCATTTCGACATCACGCGCCGTTGCAAAACCGTTGACCTCGAATAAGAGGCCCTGAAGCGATTGCCAACCGATTGATACTGCTTCAAGTCAATAGCAGTCGGCGAATTCGCAGCGACAACGTCACGCGATCGCGGGGCAAACACCGTTAGCTACCCGAAAACATAAGCTTCCCCACGAACCTACACAATGGCAGATCGCGAGCACGAGGTTGACGACGCGAATGAAGCACTTGACCCAGAGCTTCTCTACTCCAAGGAATACTGCATTGGTTAGTCCTGACGTGGTCTCGTGTTGTGCGACACCAGATTGGGCGCTTGGGCGTTAACGTACTGACATGGCGCAGGTGGTGGCAGTTTCGGTAAAGTATACAAAGGGTACGACAACGATATTATGATCCACGGCAGCCGAGCTTTGCTAACGAATTCAGAGTCGATAAACGAACGGGCCAAGCTGTAGCGATCAAGGTTATTGATATAGAGAGTGCTGAAGACGAGGTCGAGGATATTATCCAAGAAATCGCCATTCTGTCCGAGCTACAATCACCATATGTCACCAAGTACTATGGATCCTATGCGAAAGGTGCCGAGTTATGGATCGTAATGGAGTTTTGTTCGGGAGGAAGCTGTGCCGACTTAATGAAGCCGGGATTGATTGGAGAGGACTACATCGCCATCATTGTGCGTGAGTTGCTCATGGGTTTGGATTATCTTCACACAGACAAGAAGCTACATCGAGATGTCAAAGGTACGAACGACATCCTCAGCCCTGACGTTGCTAATTGCCTTTAGCTGCCAACGTGCTTCTTAGCAGCAATGGCCAAGTCAAACTCGCCGATTTTGGTGTGTCAGGTCAGCTTTCTGCTACCATGACCAAGAAAAATACATTTGTCGGAACACCTTTTTGGATGGCCCCAGAGGTCATTAAGCAATCTGGGTATGATCATAAGGCCGATATTTGGTCTCTTGGTATTACAGCTCTCGAATTGGCCAACGGAGAGCCTCCTTATGCCGATATTCATCCTATGAAAgttctctttctcatccccAAGAACCCCCCGCCACGATTAGAAGGCAATTTCACCAAAGCATTCAAAGATTTCATCGAGTTGTGCCTCCAGAGAGATCCTAAAGACCGACCAACAGCCAAGGAGATGCTGCGACACCCGTTTATTAGAAGGGCAAAGCGGACAACTTACCTGACTGAGCTTATCGAGAGGCATCAGCGCTGGGCAGCTACTCATaagggagaggatgatgacaactGGGATTCGGCTAACAGTGGACGAGCTCCACTAGAACGTGAGCGTGTTGACGAAGATATGTGGGATTTCGGCACCGTGAGACTTGTTGGTGAGCGTGGCGGCATTGTCAATCGACCAGGTCTTAACCAACTGGACGAGAATGCAACAAACGCACGCGCTTCTAGACCACTAGAGAGCGAGGAAGACTATGGCGAGCAACGACGAGACGCAAGCCCAATCAAGTCAAGGGATTTCGCCCTTCAATCccttgagactgtcaaggccaacccAGGCTCAAGGCAGTCTAGCCCCCAGCGAAAGGCAGTTCCTCAATCTCAGTATCAGCAGCCGCTCCCATCACCTACGAGGGCACTACCCCAGACTCCCCTGAAGCTCCCTCCTCCAAGGGATAACGCCGAGACTCCTCGCCCATTGAGAATAACCCCCCCTGCAACAGTACAGGAGTCTCCAGATTATGATCGGGAGTTACAAAGCCAACTACAGCGTGATATTGGTATGCTCAATCTGGATTATGAACCACAAACTGAGAGGAAAGCAAGTCCACAGATTCAGCAGGTCCAGCCACCGCAATGGACGTTACCCCCTGCTCCTCcggctcatcaacaacggcCAACGACTACCAAGCAGATGAGTCTACCTGAGATACCTCCATATAGGCCAAACCAAGCTCCTACGCAGCAAAGGGTACCTTCATTACAGCATACTTCAATGCCTCAGACAACTTCTGTTCCCCAGATACACACTCCCCTCCCAGGGGGTGCTCAGGGCCCTCGACCTCTTCCATCAAAGGCCGGGTCACCCAGTCCGTCCGAGTTCAACACACCATCGGCATTCCctacaccagcaccagccaaTCCCGATGGGGAGCTGGATGCTCTGAACGATGTCATATTCCCAGCCCTGGAGGAGGCGCTTAAGAGGCGACAGATCAACTTGCAGCAGATGTATAAGCCAGGACAAAACCCAGCTCAACTGACACCCCAACAACAACGCGCCGAGGCTTCTCACGAAAAGTTACGAAAATTGGTTTATAAGCTGGCGCATGTCTGCAAAGAGATTGACCATTATGACAAGGCTGAACCTGTTGGAATGGGCAGAGAGGTTGGCAGTTTTCTGGAGGGGCTTCTGGAGGAGATTCTGGTGAGAGTCGAGCCTttggatgaggacgaggaagtACCCGTTTCGTGATGTGTGATTGAGAAGCGCTGAAGAGTGTTTTGGAGTTTGGGTTTGACATTGTATATGGCATGTTATGAGCATTATGAGCCCGTCTGGCGGGTTGACGGTAAAAGGACGGAATAGGTTAGCATGGTGAGGGCAAAGGGCTGTGGCATGGCTGAAAATAGCTGGTATAAAATAGATGTCAGTCTGTTGTGATTTTGAGATAGAATCCAGCGATGTTTGTTGCTGCATGAGGTTATCGAGGTCTTTATGAGAGTGCAGGAGTAAATGGAGCTTGTCATGATCTCTAAGAACGGATGATAGCATGGGTATCATGCTTCAATTCCCTCATTGTGATAGTAGTAATTTGATGCTTGGGAGGAGTAGTTCTAGCGATTTGTGATTGCCTCTATTGAGGGGTTATCCTGGATATGCTTTGCTGCAGGGCATCATGATAAATAGTGGTAGTCGTCTACGAGTATAAGAACGACTTAGTGTGCAAGCCATTAAGGTCAAAACATAGTTGGCCAAACTATACCAAGTGCTCCCTATCCTCAATACCAGCTTCGGAGTATTCTACCTATAAGCGTTTCGTAAGTACGAAGTCCGAGTAGCAACACGAGTCTTTGCAACCTGATACCTCGCCAAGAATTTGCTCGGCCCGCATAAAAAGCTCCACATGGGGGAATAGAGCTTGTTATGTCATGGCCATCATGATATGTCCGTTACGAATTGGGGGAGCTCAGTCTCATGAGAGCAAGTGTATTCATAGAAAGATGGAAGCTAGCCGGATAAATTGGATATGAATATGCCCGGATCAACTCAATTGAATGAATGCTATTGTTGATCCCCAATTCTGTTCTGTTTCCGTGACGTCGTTTGCGTCGGTCCACAGCCTAAGCCTAGAAAAGCAGTAAATTCTAGCGGCCGCGCCGTGCAAAACCCCACAGGCTACCCCATGCAACCCTCAGGGAGTAAAAAGCCTGAGACTTGGGAGGTGGATGCTAAAATAAATTCAGTAAAGAAGCCCCTAAATTTAGGCTGGAGCTGCCTAAGAATTCTTATCGCTCAGCATAGAAGTCCTAAGCTTTTATGTCTGGCCTGGTGCTACTCCACTCTGGCCACTGACAAGCTCGGAACAATCGCGTTTTCCGATCGGCGGCCGAATGAAAACCAGTGGTAAAAAAAATTATAGAGGCTCGGGCCAATGCGACACCATAGTTCAGAAGGGAACCTTGCAACTGATTTGACTCTCAGAGCTACCCGACGGGAACGGAAAACAGGCTTGCGCGATTTGCACTTGTACccttctccaacctcaacttgTAAAAAAACAAatcttgttcctcttttcttcttcttcctctctcctcctcgtgtGCGGTGCCTCGGTTTTTTATACCTTATATATCTCTCCCCCGCCAAagctctcctctctctctacctTTTAGATACCCCCCCACTTGTCATCATGTTGtctcgaggatctcttcGATCGGCCCAGGTACGTTTTctttgtggtgttgttgctttTGTTTTGGTTCTgtgtcatgatgatcttttgtggtgtttgtggtACATGAGAAAGAAATGTCTTTGGGCAATGGGCTTTTGTGGCTGTGTGAGGATGTGCAtcatgtcatgatcatcatcgcGACATCACAACAAGCGAGAATTGGAGTTTTGCGTGGTGGGACATCGCTGTGGGACAAACACCACATCGCGCAAATGGCTCAGATTGATCATACGCACTCTTGACTACTCAATTGATCCTGTTGCTAATAATTCTTTGCTCAGCTGCTGCGCGGCGTCGCCAAGCAACAACCCCAGCTCGCCCGATCCTTCGCCACCGTCCAGtccgacatcttcaagcccGCCAAGTTCGGCGGCAAGTACACCGTCACCCTCATCCCCGGTGACGGTATCGGTACCGAGGTTGCCGAGTCCGTCAAGACCGTCTTCAAGGCCGACAACGTCCCCGTTGAGTGGGAGCAGATCGAGGTCTCCGGTCTCGAGGGCGCCGGCCGAACCGAGGATGCTTTCCGCGAGTCGGTCGCTTCTCTTAAGCGCAACAAGCTCGGTCTCAAGGGTATCCTTCACACCCCCATCAGCCGATCCGGCCACCAGAGCTTCAACGTCGCCATGCGTCAGGAGCTCGACATCTACGCCAGCAtcagcttgatcaagaacatccCCGGCTACGAGACCCGCCACAAGGACGTCGACCTGTGCATCATCCGAGAGAACACCGAGGGTGAGTACTCTGGTCTCGAGCACCAGAGCGTCGACGGTGTCGTCGAGTCCCTCAAGATCATAACCCGCGCCAAGTCCGAGCGTATCGCCAAGTTCGCCTTCTCTTTCGCTCTCGCCAACGGCCGATCCAAGGTTACCTGCATCCACaaggccaacatcatgaagcttgCCGATGGTCTTTTCCGCAGCACCTTCCACCAGGTCGCCAAGGACTACCCTACCCTCGAGGTCAACGACATGATTGTCGATAACGCCTCCATGCAGGCCGTTTCTCGACCTCAGCAGTTCGACGTCATGGTCATGCCTAACCTTTACGGTGGTATCCTGTCCAACATTGGTGCCGCTCTCGTTGGTGGCCCTGGTATCGTCCCTGGCTGCAACATGGGCCGTGAGGTCGCTGTTTTCGAGCCTGGTTGCCGTCACGTTggtcttgacatcaagggcaaggatcAGGCTAACCCTACTGCTATGCTCCTGTCCGGCAGCATGCTGCTGCGACACCTCGGCCTCGATGAGCATGCTAACcgcatctccaaggccacCTACGCTGTTATCGCCGAGGGGTAAGTTCTACGCCACTCATTGAAGCTTAATTGCAATGCTAACAATCCTACAGCAAGGTCCGCACCCCCGACATGGGCGGCTCCTCCACCACCCACGAGTTCACCAAGGCCATCctcgacaagctcgagacTGTTTAAATGAAGCATCTTTTGTGATATCCCCCTCCCAAAAACAAACCATGCGAAATCAACCCATTTATATTTTTTCGTTTGTCTTTTCCCGTATGTAAAAGCGGGAGCCGATTGGACATAACACGCATACAACACACAACATTCTGAAAAGAGACACACCCACCATACCCTCGAATATACGTACTTGACGACCCGGGACAGCGCGGATTTTAAGGCGTTCTGAGAGGCAGGGGTTTGGCGGCGACGtcgaaggaagaagagaaagatagaacagaacagaagaagacagaggatgatgattgaaATAGCAGAAGGAGATTGTACGTGTAGCATGACCTCTCGCAGTCTTGAATATATTGTAAAGTCCAAGTTTTCCCGATTGCTGTGTGATGAGCCTGTGAGCAGGTGATTATGAAGAGTGCATACCACCAAGTTGTGGGACATATCTGAGGTTCCTGAAGCGGTACGTTCACTTGATACgcatctcttgagctcagACGAAATAAGGAGTGATTTCCCCTGTCATGCTCCGAGCTTGGCGAGTCATTTTATCGCGGAGACCGAGTTGATAACCTCGGTTGATGCTACACCGAAGACATTGGCTGCTTTGCTATAGGTTAGAATGAGAATGCATGTAACCTGCATGACAGTGACAAGTTGACATGGAACATGCTAGTTTGATTGAAAAATAATACAGAGTATTAGTGGTGCTTTTCTAGGGGTGGACTGAGACTTGAGTGAGTGGGATTGACCAATGGTGTTTGAGCATGGGAACTCCAAACTGGCCATGCTCGGTCTATGATGCACTGCGAGACACGAATGGCTCGTTGAGAATGATTTGACAGTTAATTCAAGACTAGTCTTTGGGTCTATACAAGATCTGCTCTCGTCAAGGAGACCAGGCTCTGACCAGCAATCTTCTCGTCAGACGTGGTGATATCACTGTACGAGAATTACTGTAAATTAAATAGGAAGTCCAGGGCACACGAGAACATCAGGCTTTGTGTGATTCTATACAAGCCTCGGTGAAATCTACTCGATCGCATCTGCTTTTTCAACTTCTAAATCCGTCCTCTTTCAAGAAACGCCTTGGGTACATCCACATACCGACTCCTCAAATACTCACCAATTCCCTTTCCAAGACCATCAATCCGATCCGAAGACGCAATCCCTCCATTCAAGTTATCCAAAACACGGCTATATCACATCAGTATCTCAAATTCACCATCATCTAACAGGGGAACTTACAAGTGCACAGCGTTGATACCAGGAAACTCAACCCTCTCAACCCTCCTCTCAGGATCACCCTTGAACCAATCATCCCCAAACAACTGCTTCAGCTTCGAAACagtcaacaagttcctcaaccAGCcatattcatcatcatgcctcaCAAAGAACCCAACGTTCGAATTATCACCTTTATCACCTGATCTGGCGTGGACTACACTTCCCAGCGGCGCCCACT
Encoded proteins:
- a CDS encoding STE/STE20/YSK protein kinase; the protein is MADREHEVDDANEALDPELLYSKEYCIGGGSFGKVYKGVDKRTGQAVAIKVIDIESAEDEVEDIIQEIAILSELQSPYVTKYYGSYAKGAELWIVMEFCSGGSCADLMKPGLIGEDYIAIIVRELLMGLDYLHTDKKLHRDVKAANVLLSSNGQVKLADFGVSGQLSATMTKKNTFVGTPFWMAPEVIKQSGYDHKADIWSLGITALELANGEPPYADIHPMKVLFLIPKNPPPRLEGNFTKAFKDFIELCLQRDPKDRPTAKEMLRHPFIRRAKRTTYLTELIERHQRWAATHKGEDDDNWDSANSGRAPLERERVDEDMWDFGTVRLVGERGGIVNRPGLNQLDENATNARASRPLESEEDYGEQRRDASPIKSRDFALQSLETVKANPGSRQSSPQRKAVPQSQYQQPLPSPTRALPQTPLKLPPPRDNAETPRPLRITPPATVQESPDYDRELQSQLQRDIGMLNLDYEPQTERKASPQIQQVQPPQWTLPPAPPAHQQRPTTTKQMSLPEIPPYRPNQAPTQQRVPSLQHTSMPQTTSVPQIHTPLPGGAQGPRPLPSKAGSPSPSEFNTPSAFPTPAPANPDGELDALNDVIFPALEEALKRRQINLQQMYKPGQNPAQLTPQQQRAEASHEKLRKLVYKLAHVCKEIDHYDKAEPVGMGREVGSFLEGLLEEILVRVEPLDEDEEVPVS
- a CDS encoding isocitrate dehydrogenase [NAD] subunit 1, mitochondrial, with the protein product MLSRGSLRSAQLLRGVAKQQPQLARSFATVQSDIFKPAKFGGKYTVTLIPGDGIGTEVAESVKTVFKADNVPVEWEQIEVSGLEGAGRTEDAFRESVASLKRNKLGLKGILHTPISRSGHQSFNVAMRQELDIYASISLIKNIPGYETRHKDVDLCIIRENTEGEYSGLEHQSVDGVVESLKIITRAKSERIAKFAFSFALANGRSKVTCIHKANIMKLADGLFRSTFHQVAKDYPTLEVNDMIVDNASMQAVSRPQQFDVMVMPNLYGGILSNIGAALVGGPGIVPGCNMGREVAVFEPGCRHVGLDIKGKDQANPTAMLLSGSMLLRHLGLDEHANRISKATYAVIAEGKVRTPDMGGSSTTHEFTKAILDKLETV